TTCACGTATGGCTGTAAAAATCgaaaatttaataatattttcaaattttaagtTATATGTTTTTGTTCTACTTGTCTGTAATTTTTAAGTGTCTAAGTTACTTCTAACATCATGAACATAAGAAAACGAGTGTTTTTTTAATGGCAAAGTTGAAAATACATTTTGTGTAACTCCTTCGCAAAGTGAACTAGTTTACGATTAAAAGGTGTCACGCTTTATTGAATGGCAATGTCATCGGCTCCGTTTTGCCTGAATAGTAGAAATAATTACTTCTCGGATTTGGTTTTTGTCACACCTCACGATTCCGAAGATGTAGACAATGCTGGGCAGtgagtgtaaagggttttgattTGAATACGTTTTGATTAATGCTATTGTTGACACATTACAGGAACGACAAATGAAGACAAAATATGGACGTTTGCCATAGGACATGATGGAACTAACCTGGAATACATGTGAGTAATATTTTGTGCCAATGCGTACGTAGCGAGATGTTACCAGTCTTGAAGTTGAAAAATGTCGTTCTATCATTTCTCGAAATTCCTCACATGATAATCTCTCTCGTATCCTATGGATGCAAACAGACAtgacacaccccacccacccctacCTCTCCTACACAAATAGACTGACGATCAGATAGATAAACTAACAGACATGTAGCCTAtgtacacaccccacacccattTACATTTGaagtagggtacctgcaggtaatatgggaccattaaggacgtttagcttatttgcataaaaactaaagaagatatgcccacaagagattgttatgatgaacaacctgtcctttaagattaataaaacaggcaatcttaccttgtttttatgtttgtttggacgctatgacgtcaaaatgacgtcatcgtcaagtgtcccatattacctgcatgtgcaggtaatatgggacactgtgttatctctatggtgaaaatcaaaagttcagaaaatcactcttttgttctaaaaacatttttgttacatgattttgaatgttaaatgcaaatttctacaagaaaattcaattttctaaatagttttgcttttcgcattgacaatgcacacaatttcttatgtgtcccatattacctgcacccattcagttgaaaatcagagaaaataatcatttataaaaggaaagtgccacttgtcagtggaattttacctgctgataagcttaacccatcacctaaagatcataaaaaatgacaaatgccccctcagtaccagagttttggatacacaatcataaaatgtgacgtcattgattttatatcaggccaaaaaaacgacataatttttgggcaatttcactctttttggcattgatttccaagagtttgatacacagactccaaaactgcatttctagaagcacaattgatgtctctaaacacttaacaaatcaacttaaagtgtttaccttctctaagctactttttgttaaaatgaaaacaggtgtcccatattacctgctgtcccatattacctgcacctaccctatccCAAGTTGGTCCTTATTAAGATATCGTATTGCATAACAACACTTGCAGTTTATGTTTTCTGATTTCCTATCAtgtatattaaaagggcatttcgtgatccacagcatcatccccccacttttatcaaaaaaagttgagattattatatcactggaaacctctggctacataatgtgtatgtacaaaaaaattcatgcagattaatttgtttagcaaagatatcgtaaaatttgaatttcgttctggtatacatggtataccagaacgaaattacaacacattgtctatggtgcattggaatacacataatcatgcataactcgcaaatgcaaaatcggaatcaattgcaattttggaaataagctttttcgtggatatctactgaaaaatgtcataaaaagaggatgctaggatcacgaaatactcctttaaagtgtAAAGTTTGGTGGTGAGCTCCATTGAGTAGACGCGAGTGTGAAACATTCTTTTATGGAATTTAGCAACAAATCAGCTTAGCGGGACGGGATTCGTGTATGTTTGTTGGAGGCAAATTATTTCTTTTTTAGGTAGATCTTAGCTTGTTATAGTTTTACGTGATGCAACAAATGCAAACAGAAGTCGATACTTTAAAGGTTTAACGAGGTGACATCAGCAATTGAGTCCTTTTATTGATAACAtggttcgttttgaacaattccagtgaaaaatgatgttgactactcacatttttagtgacgtttcaccactatactagtggtttcatcagactggcaactcatcacatctgactgcttccttttataggcaacaggaaccgttgAGGGCGTGATACAAGGACAATGGGCctattcactcaacaacatctttgaccaactcatcacgccctcaacggttCCTGTTGcatataaaaggaagcagtcagatgtaacattccaaatgaacttgttcaaagagatGAATCAATACTGAAAACATAAAAGGACCCAATTGCTAATGTTGCTAACGGGCTTCAAGATTCGTTTTTTGATTTACATGCCTATCAAAATGCTCGTAAGACAGCGGTAAATTTTGCGAAAACAGTGAGAGTAAAATCAACCGGCCGATTCGTTTTAGTGGAGACAAATTTTTTCTTTTGATTGGCTAACTAAATTGTGCTACAGCCAAAAACAGAACATTGAGAGAATTTGGTCTGAATCTTTCAAAACAATGCATATCAATCCATACAAAAACACTGCAGACACAGACACCGCCATACATCCACCTGTGCCCCCACCAACCAGCCCATCTCTGTGTGGGCAtacgcacaaattatataccaattgACGGTTGGTTATCGAAATCTGGAgtcaaatattattttcttgtattcCCTTAAAACCCacaaacccacaagcctcagcatacgTTGTCAAAAATTATTGATACATCTGTAAAGCGCGCTGAGGTTTGTGGATTTTATGcatgtgtgtagcgcactatataaTAAATTACGGTGCGTTTCTTTGAATCAACAGTGAGGACACTACCGGTACTCTCCGTGGATTTCATGTGGACATCGTTAATGCAGGTAGGCTCACTTTACTGGTGTTTTCCCATTGCAATCCGATAAAGACTAGATCAAACAACACAAGGAAGATTCATTACTCAAAGTAATTTACTTTTTTCTTATCGCACGACAAGGCTGTTAAATTCGGCATGGTACGGCGCAATTTACACTACATGTTTTATGCAATAGTAATTTTTTATTCTGATCaacagatcaatatattattgttgATCAACCAGTTGGGCacaatattttgtacagaaaatctcCGAATGGgccttaataattattatgatcaTCAATTAAACAGGCTTTTTTCAATTCCACTTGCATCATTTAGTGTCTATTACCAGTATTTAAGCCCCATCGTGGTATTTGAATTATCATAACTTTATTAATTCGCAGCAGTCATGGTAGCGTGGGCATTAAATAAATGACTCCTATAATTATTATCAAATGATTCTCTGATTCAAATATTGACGAAATGTACATTAAACCACTGAATACAGGAGATATTTTACCTGTGAACGTATTTTACCATTTCAGTTTGTACAATAGCTAACAAGAATTGCCGTCTTGTATGGGATATTTATCGGAATTGTTGGACGTCTCAAGCTGGTGAACGAGCACGGGGAGGATTGGGAATGATGAGCGGATGGTATGATGCATGTACAGGTAGGTAGAACATCCGATAAACCTTCGACAATGATGAAAAGGTAGAAAGTTGCTGGTATTTTGAGCAGTACATAACTGCCAATTTCAACGTCCTCCGTGCATTACGTGTATCAAAGGTGCAACTATCAATATCATATCTTTCTTTATACGGCCGATCTCACACACATTCCAATGAACAATTTACACGTATGAACCGCGCGTATAAACGAAGTCAAATTCTCACACCTCACTGTTAATATCTTACCAAACAGAATGgatcaaattaaaaaatttcccTCGTGTGTTCAATATCCTCGACTGTCTTGAATGAATAAAttgtaaaacagacacattttTTGCATGTTTTACGTTGTCTGCGCGTTTATGTCATACATGCATAATCAATACTGAACGTCTAAATAAGCGATCTGTGATTTTAAATAGACGGGTGTATGACCACGGCGTTTTTCCTACGCTTAGAGAGTCCAAATACAATATAACCAACGAAGTTGCTTTATTACTTTATAGGATGGTTCAACACCTACGATAGGGCATTGACGGTAGATTTCACGACTGCTTTTCGAAAGCCCTTAATGGGtgtattttatgtcaaaaatggcaacCCAGACGGCTTCCAATGGACTGATCTCACAGGAAAGCAAATAGGAATTTTGGATGGGTGGGCACAAGATGAACACTGTTTGGCTCGAAAGAGTGACATAATAACTGTACGTAATTATATGAAATACGTTTTTCCAAAGATCGTTAAAAACGTTGACAACATAATAACTTATCTAGTTTGAGAAAATTTGCAGgaaatgtatttattaattttaaagaaataactAGAGAGGCTTTTACAATGAGAATGCACAACAAACAACAAGGTTTCAAAGGATATTGAGAACGTTGGAGCACGCTTTCG
The Amphiura filiformis chromosome 3, Afil_fr2py, whole genome shotgun sequence DNA segment above includes these coding regions:
- the LOC140149142 gene encoding uncharacterized protein, which produces LLVLICVIGAISLVALVLAAFSISQKGTTNFNVGTTSGTTGTTNEDKIWTFAIGHDGTNLEYIEDTTGTLRGFHVDIVNAVCTIANKNCRLVWDIYRNCWTSQAGERARGGLGMMSGWYDACTGWFNTYDRALTVDFTTAFRKPLMGVFYVKNGNPDGFQWTDLTGKQIGILDGWAQDEHCLARKSDIITGVPLETSQIVHYVTIEAGVAAVNNGDVAALFANTNQDSRGLQVVSDELSCTKDGGCMMFRKDARIAAWWNPAFERLKETTYRDICARVDKDHGAQPGAGGDIICVD